The Panicum virgatum strain AP13 chromosome 5K, P.virgatum_v5, whole genome shotgun sequence genome has a window encoding:
- the LOC120707910 gene encoding GDSL esterase/lipase At5g45670-like translates to MEMEARRVLWLAAVAWWAAAVARGDPQVPCYFIFGDSLVDNGNNNYIVSLARANYPPYGIDFAGGPSGRFTNGLTTVDVIAQLLGFDNFIPPFAATSGGQLLGGANFASAAAGIRAETGQQLGGRIPFAGQVQNYQTAVATLVSILGDQDTASDHLSRCIFSVGMGSNDYLNNYFMPAFYNTGSRFTPEQFADALIADYRRYLQVLYSYGARKVVLIGVGQVGCSPNELARYSADGATCVDRIDGAIQIFNRRLVGLVDEFNALPGAHFTFIDGYNIFADILANAASYGFTVTNAGCCGVGRNNGQVTCLPFQAPCANRDEHIFWDAFHPSEAANIIVGRRSYRAQSPNDVYPMDISTLASI, encoded by the exons ATGGAGATGGAGGCGAGGCGGGTGCTGtggctggcggcggtggcgtggtgggcggcggcggtggcgcggggcgACCCGCAGGTGCCGTGCTACTTCATCTTCGGCGACTCGCTCGTGGACAACGGCAACAACAACTACATCGTGTCGCTGGCGCGCGCCAACTACCCGCCCTACGGCATCGACTTCGCCGGAGGCCCGTCGGGGCGCTTTACCAACGGGCTCACCACCGTCGACGTCATCG CTCAACTCCTGGGTTTCGACAACTTCATCCCGCCGTTCGCGGCCACGAGCGGCGGCCAGCTCCTCGGCGGCGCCAacttcgcctccgccgccgcgggcatcCGCGCCGAGACCGGGCAGCAGCTGGGCGGGCGCATCCCGTTCGCGGGGCAGGTGCAGAACTACCAGACGGCGGTGGCGACGCTGGTGAGCATCCTGGGCGACCAGGACACGGCGTCGGACCACCTCAGCCGCTGCATCTTCAGCGTCGGCATGGGCAGCAACGACTACCTCAACAACTACTTCATGCCGGCCTTCTACAACACCGGCAGCCGCTTCACGCCGGAGCAGTTCGCCGACGCGCTCATCGCCGACTACCGCCGCTACCTGCAGGTGCTCTACAGCTACGGCGCGCGCAAGGTGGTGCTGATCGGCGTGGGGCAGGTCGGGTGCAGCCCCAACGAGCTGGCCCGCTACAGCGCCGACGGCGCCACCTGCGTGGACCGCATCGACGGCGCCATCCAGATCTTCAACCGCCGCCTCGTCGGCCTCGTCGACGAGTTCAACGCGCTCCCCGGCGCCCACTTCACCTTCATCGACGGCTACAACATCTTCGCTGACATCCTCGCCAACGCCGCATCCTACG GGTTCACGGTGACGAACGCGGGGTGCTGCGGAGTGGGCAGGAACAACGGGCAGGTGACGTGCCTGCCGTTCCAGGCGCCGTGCGCCAACAGGGACGAGCACATCTTCTGGGACGCCTTCCACCCGTCGGAGGCGGCCAACATCATCGTCGGCCGGCGATCCTACCGCGCCCAGTCGCCCAACGACGTCTACCCCATGGACATCAGCACGCTCGCGTCCATCTGA
- the LOC120707908 gene encoding uncharacterized protein LOC120707908 produces the protein MAQASAAEPFSIRGFATRMRAVAAAECHPFGGCWVEGEPPPMDPKPPSRWWKHELAAARARLSAGAEGGEAAAARGEGGGPRKGTKRKGPLSGSAAERAKKRRRVLQFRSFLKNKEKTCKPQSTSRLHRHMLHMALLRKHRSSIVHTRSELESWKKLDEAWDCMLTHGNSAKRRSRGRMDPCNEMHSNLFGRKEPNSSVNKQGIEVGGATNYPTNTGCEVVKHATGPKDDIFGDLPLLELESSKTLFRTGVDELPAVIEESFITSQSEADCIPEAVPLRLIDASDITARTPSPLEDLVKSEVSPDNEPAFVSHNDRAGSHPAIVGIDCVPHHKNISMLKPGLGDTQLKFNRSTLSSHSDLRSKCGSSYPLQGCFDANKNCHQEIKKHGTSSTTISPAMRTRTEATKYKAVPVNSRKSTDISAVVALPAPMNHLSSQFSVLPSVVSQGVLNTRTNTNDMSSIRSMPVKECIPSTRPSGNFRSNVDPCAPLSKECVPSTRPGNFRSNVDPCVPLSTNNRGSWHSKLHPVCSPANIGMAFMKLPGLERMEISNCNVERGENKFRSAKSMNTVRYQKQQLVSDMINVMQYQEKIALSNSQVGKTIMDACPGQGNHHLQQPTVRLMGKTVSVCNHSKDHNVPTMGKVSPAPANVPIEANYLSTTSCQLPQKRSFPCQDSVVSRVHLNDSSDFLAWIPNNSVSEQNTSFSGPHNQSLQQKNTASSAIKNGTWNFGSQFSGQAELNNSSVVSANSKVRHVELHQPPHRMSIPHNQQSHVWASASHMIRKDHSFVGSAANQCSPIPQSLIKASMKEKYQKSTLLSYDDPSSMPILQPYQIPGENLSSAPAISFLGYGADNSLSRSTSPGLNLSLTTGLANKSVSTGRPACMGNLTNTDGRKFAGFVDPISNGPAYTDNVSQQPAKRQLVTDRQDFTSMGLNIVNHSPGWSLSDAVGPRVLDFSKRIARDVQTARNESDNSRASSGSVPPIETRSRVGVVAGVNTMLRQGQNLNDHSKLLCSTKFSVDNGINSVAL, from the exons ATGGCCCAGGCCAGCGCCGCCGAACCATTCTCCATACG GGGTTTCGCCACGAGGATGcgggccgtggccgccgccgagtGCCACCCGTTCGGCGGTTGCTGGGTGgagggggagccgccgccgATGGACCCGAAGCCGCCGTCCCGGTGGTGGAAGCacgagctggcggcggcgcgggcccggCTCTCGGCGGGCGCCGAGGGCGgagaggccgcggcggcccgcggcgagggtggcggtcCGCGGAAGGGGACCAAGAGGAAGGGACCCCTCTCGGGTTCCGCGGCCGAGAGGGCCAAGAAACGGCGGCGCGTGCTTCAATTTAGGTCCTTTCTCAAGAACAAG GAGAAAACTTGTAAGCCTCAGTCAACATCTCGTTTACATCGACACATGTTGCATATGGCATTGTTGAGAAAACATAGAAGTTCTATTGTTCATACAAGGTCAGAACTTGAATCGTGGAAGAAACTGGATGAGGCATGGGATTGCATGCTAACCCATGGAAACAGTGCGAAAAGACGAAGCAGAGGAAGAATGGACCCTTGTAATGAAATGCATAGTAACCTTTTTGGGAGAAAGGAACCGAATTCCTCTGTAAATAAGCAAGGCATAGAAGTCGGTGGTGCAACCAATTATCCTACAAATACTGGCTGTGAAGTGGTGAAACATGCTACAGGCCCCAAAGATGATATTTTTGGAGATCTCCCGCTCCTGGAACTGGAAAGCTCCAAGACTTTGTTTAGGACGGGTGTTGATGAACTTCCAGCTGTTATAGAAGAATCGTTTATAACAAGCCAAAGTGAAGCAGATTGTATACCAGAAGCTGTACCCTTGAGACTGATAGATGCATCTGACATCACTGCTCGGACGCCGTCTCCTCTTGAAGACTTGGTGAAAAGTGAAGTTAGTCCTGACAACGAGCCAGCATTTGTCTCTCACAATGATAGGGCAGGAAGTCACCCTGCCATTGTTGGGATTGATTGTGTGCCACATCATAAGAATATCAGCATGCTGAAACCTGGTCTTGGTGATACACAGTTGAAATTTAACAGGTCGACCTTAAGTTCTCATTCTGACCTGAGGTCAAAATGTGGTTCTAGCTACCCTCTGCAGGGTTGTTTTGATGCGAACAAAAATTGCCATCAGGAAATAAAGAAACATGGTACAAGTTCTACTACCATTTCACCAGCCATGAGAACCAGAACTGAAGCGACTAAATATAAAGCTGTGCCAGTTAACAGTAGGAAGAGTACTGATATCTCTGCAGTGGTAGCACTACCTGCACCCATGAACCATTTGTCGTCTCAATTCAGTGTGTTGCCCTCTGTAGTGTCACAAGGGGTTTTGAACACAAGAACCAATACAAATGACATGTCTTCTATCAGAAGTATGCCTGTCAAGGAATGCATCCCATCTACCAGACCTTCTGGTAACTTCAGAAGTAATGTCGATCCATGTGCGCCACTGTCCAAGGAATGCGTCCCATCGACCAGACCTGGTAACTTCAGAAGCAATGTTGATCCATGTGTGCCACTGTCAACCAATAACCGGGGGAGCTGGCACTCAAAACTTCACCCAGTTTGCAGTCCTGCTAACATTGGAATGGCTTTTATGAAGCTGCCTGGCCTTGAAAGAATGGAGATCTCAAACTGCAATGTAGAGAGAGGTGAAAACAAATTTAGGAGCGCAAAATCGATGAACACAGTAAGATACCAGAAACAACAGTTGGTTAGTGACATGATCAATGTTATGCAGTATCAGGAAAAGATCGCTCTAAGCAACTCTCAAGTTGGAAAAACAATTATGGATGCTTGTCCGGGCCAAGGTAATCATCATCTGCAGCAACCCACTGTGCGTTTGATGGGTAAGACTGTCTCGGTTTGTAACCATAGCAAGGACCATAATGTACCAACCATGGGGAAAGTGAGTCCAGCTCCAGCAAATGTCCCCATTGAAGCAAATTACCTCTCCACAACGTCATGTCAGTTACCCCAGAAGAGATCGTTCCCTTGTCAGGACTCTGTGGTATCAAGAGTGCATCTTAATGATTCTTCAGATTTTTTGGCATGGATTCCTAACAATAGTGTGTCAGAGCAAAATACTAGTTTCAGTGGTCCCCATAACCAAAGTCTGCAACAAAAAAATACTGCTTCTTCAGCCATAAAAAATGGCACTTGGAATTTTGGTAGTCAATTTTCTGGTCAAGCTGAACTCAATAATTCATCTGTAGTCAGCGCCAACTCCAAGGTCAGGCATGTAGAGTTACATCAACCACCTCATCGGATGAGCATTCCTCATAATCAACAGTCTCATGTGTGGGCTtctgcatcacacatgattagGAAAGATCACAGTTTCGTGGGCTCAGCAGCAAATCAATGTTCTCCTATTCCACAATCTTTGATAAAGGCAAGCATGAAGGAAAAGTATCAGAAATCCACTTTGTTGTCCTACGACGATCCTAGCTCCATGCCTATTCTCCAACCCTACCAGATACCTGGGGAAAATTTGTCTTCTGCGCCTGCCATATCCTTTCTTGGCTATGGCGCGGATAATTCTTTGTCCAGAAGCACGTCTCCTGGACTGAATCTCTCTCTTACAACAGGTTTGGCAAATAAGTCTGTTTCAACAGGCAGACCAGCTTGTATGGGCAACCTTACTAACACAGATGGTAGGAAGTTTGCTGGCTTTGTTGATCCAATAAGCAATGGACCAGCTTATACAGATAATGTTTCACAGCAACCTGCAAAGAGACAACTTGTTACAGATAGACAGGATTTTACTTCTATGGGCCTAAACATTGTGAACCATTCACCTGGCTGGTCACTTAGTGATGCAGTTGGTCCTCGTGTACTTGATTTTAGTAAAAGAATAGCGAGGGATGTGCAGACAGCAAGAAATGAAAGCGACAATTCAAGGGCCAGTTCAGGTTCAGTTCCACCTATCGAAACAAGGTCGAGGGTTGGTGTGGTTGCTGGAGTCAATACCATGTTGAGGCAGGGTCAAAACCTGAATGATCATTCCAAACTGCTATGTTCCACCAAATTTTCAGTTGATAATGGTATCAATTCAGTTGCATTATAG
- the LOC120707911 gene encoding HVA22-like protein f, protein MGVLGALARNLDALVGPGVMLLYPLYASMRAIESPSTLDDQQWLTYWVLYSLITLFELSCWKVLQWFPLWPYMKLLLCCWLVLPIFNGAAYIYEAHVRRYFKIGNYVNPYYNERQRRVLQMMSLDARKSVERFIETHGPDALDKIIRAAEEEAKRT, encoded by the exons ATGGGTGTTCTTGGTGCCCTTGCTAGAAATCTGGACGCCCTTGTTGG GCCGGGGGTCATGCTCCTTTATCCTCT CTACGCGTCGATGCGCGCGATAGAGAGCCCTTCCACCCTGGACGATCAGCAGTGGCTCACCTACTGGGTCCTCTACTCCCTGATCACCCTCTTCGAGCTCTCCTGCTGGAAAGTCCTGCAGTG GTTCCCGCTGTGGCCGTACATGAAGCTGCTCTTGTGCTGCTGGCTGGTGCTGCCCATCTTCAACGGCGCGGCCTACATCTACGAGGCGCACGTCCGGCGCTACTTCAAGATCGGCAACTACGTGAACCCCTACTACAACGAGCGCCAGCGCCGGGTGCTGCAGATGATGAGCCTCGACGCCCGCAAGTCCGTCGAGCGCTTCATCGAGACGCACGGGCCCGACGCGCTCGACAAGATCATCCGAGCC GCTGAAGAGGAAGCCAAGAGGACCTAG